A genomic stretch from Acetobacter ascendens includes:
- the gltA gene encoding citrate synthase has product MSASQKEGKLSTATISVDGKSAEMPVLSGTLGPDVVDIRKLPAQLGVFTFDPGYGETTACNSKITFIDGDKGVLLHRGYPIAQLAENASYEEVIYLLLNGELPNKTQYDTFTNTLTNHTLLHEQIRNFFNGFRRDAHPMAILCGTVGALSAFYPDANDIAIPANRDLAAMRLIAKIPTIAAWAYKYTQGEAFIYPRNDLNYAENFLSMMFARMSEPYKVNPVLARAMNRILILHADHEQNASTSTVRLAGSTGANPFACIAAGIAALWGPAHGGANEAVLKMLARIGKKENIPAFIAQVKDKNSGVKLMGFGHRVYKNFDPRAKIMQQTCHEVLTELGIKDDPLLDLAVELERIALSDDYFVQRKLYPNVDFYSGIILKAMGIPTSMFTVLFAVARTTGWVSQWKEMIEEPGQRISRPRQLYVGAPQRDYVPLVKR; this is encoded by the coding sequence ATGAGCGCGTCGCAGAAAGAAGGTAAGCTATCTACCGCTACCATTTCGGTTGATGGAAAATCCGCCGAAATGCCTGTGCTTTCAGGCACTCTGGGACCGGATGTTGTTGACATCCGCAAACTTCCTGCACAACTGGGCGTTTTCACGTTTGACCCAGGTTACGGGGAAACAACCGCCTGCAACAGCAAAATCACCTTTATTGATGGCGACAAGGGCGTTCTGCTGCACCGTGGTTACCCCATTGCCCAGCTAGCGGAAAATGCTTCCTATGAGGAAGTTATTTACCTGCTTCTGAATGGCGAACTGCCAAACAAGACACAGTACGACACCTTCACCAACACCCTTACAAACCACACCCTGCTGCATGAGCAGATCCGCAACTTCTTTAACGGCTTCCGGCGTGATGCCCACCCCATGGCTATTCTGTGCGGCACGGTTGGGGCTTTGTCTGCCTTCTACCCAGATGCCAACGATATTGCCATTCCCGCCAACCGGGATCTGGCCGCCATGCGGCTGATTGCCAAAATTCCAACTATTGCGGCATGGGCTTACAAATACACGCAGGGTGAAGCCTTTATTTATCCGCGGAATGATCTGAACTACGCAGAAAACTTTCTGTCCATGATGTTCGCGCGCATGTCCGAACCTTACAAGGTCAACCCTGTTCTGGCCCGCGCCATGAACCGGATTTTGATCCTGCATGCTGATCATGAACAGAACGCTTCTACCTCTACCGTACGTCTGGCTGGTTCTACGGGTGCTAATCCGTTTGCATGTATTGCCGCAGGCATTGCCGCTCTGTGGGGGCCTGCCCATGGCGGAGCCAATGAAGCCGTGCTGAAAATGCTGGCGCGGATTGGCAAAAAAGAAAACATCCCCGCCTTTATTGCGCAAGTGAAGGACAAGAACAGCGGCGTGAAGCTGATGGGCTTTGGCCATCGCGTTTACAAAAACTTTGACCCACGTGCGAAGATCATGCAGCAGACCTGCCACGAAGTGCTGACAGAACTGGGCATTAAGGATGATCCGCTGCTTGATCTGGCTGTTGAGCTGGAAAGAATTGCCCTGAGCGATGATTACTTCGTGCAGCGCAAGCTCTACCCGAATGTGGATTTCTACTCCGGCATCATTCTCAAGGCCATGGGCATCCCCACCAGCATGTTCACCGTGCTGTTTGCCGTAGCCCGCACCACCGGCTGGGTCAGCCAGTGGAAGGAAATGATTGAAGAACCGGGCCAGCGTATTAGTCGCCCTCGCCAGCTTTATGTTGGTGCACCGCAGCGTGACTATGTGCCACTTGTCAAACGGTAA
- a CDS encoding acetyl-CoA hydrolase/transferase family protein: MTERIRNVALRSKVCPAETASELIKHGDVVGTSGFTGAGYPKEVPKALARRMEAAHDRGEKYQISLITGASTGPQLDGELAKANGVYFRSPFNTDAIMRNRINAGETEYFDNHLGQVAGRAIQGNYGKFNIALVEATAITEDGGIVPTSSVGNSQTFLNLAEKVIIEVNEWQNPALEGIHDIWDGNVSGAPTRDIVPIVRADQRVGGTVLRVNPDKIAAIVRTNDRDRNAPFAAPDETAKAIAGYLLDFFGHEVKQNRLPPSLLPLQSGVGNVANAVLEGLKEGPFENLVGYSEVIQDGMLAMLDSGRMRIASATSFSLSPEAAEEINNRMDFFRSKIILRQQDVSNSPGIIRRLGCIAMNGMIEADIYGNVNSTRVMGSKMMNGIGGSGDFARSSYLSIFLSPSTAKGGKISAIVPMAAHVDHIMQDAQIFVTEQGLADLRGLSPVQRAREIISKCAHPDYRPMLQDYFDRALKNSFGKHTPHLLTEALSWHQRFIETGSMMPA; the protein is encoded by the coding sequence ATGACAGAGCGCATTCGGAACGTCGCGCTGCGCAGTAAAGTATGTCCGGCAGAAACCGCATCCGAGTTGATCAAACACGGTGATGTGGTGGGCACCAGTGGTTTTACTGGTGCAGGCTACCCCAAGGAAGTACCCAAGGCGCTGGCCCGCCGGATGGAGGCTGCGCATGATCGGGGTGAGAAATACCAGATCAGCCTGATTACGGGTGCTTCTACCGGCCCGCAGTTGGATGGTGAACTGGCAAAGGCCAACGGGGTTTATTTCCGCTCACCGTTCAATACGGATGCCATTATGCGCAACCGTATTAATGCAGGTGAAACAGAGTATTTTGATAACCATCTGGGGCAAGTGGCTGGCCGTGCCATTCAGGGCAATTATGGCAAGTTCAACATTGCTTTGGTAGAAGCTACAGCTATTACGGAAGATGGCGGTATTGTTCCCACATCTTCTGTCGGTAATTCCCAGACATTTCTCAATCTGGCTGAAAAAGTCATTATTGAAGTGAATGAATGGCAGAATCCGGCACTGGAAGGCATTCACGATATCTGGGATGGCAACGTAAGTGGTGCGCCAACGCGTGATATTGTGCCGATTGTGCGGGCAGACCAGCGCGTGGGCGGCACGGTTTTACGTGTAAACCCAGACAAAATTGCTGCCATTGTGCGCACGAATGATCGGGACAGAAATGCCCCATTTGCCGCGCCGGATGAAACAGCCAAAGCTATTGCAGGCTATCTGCTTGATTTCTTTGGGCATGAAGTCAAACAGAACCGTCTGCCGCCATCACTCCTGCCGCTTCAGTCTGGCGTGGGTAATGTGGCTAATGCTGTGCTGGAAGGGCTAAAGGAAGGCCCGTTTGAAAATCTGGTAGGATATAGTGAGGTCATTCAGGATGGCATGTTGGCCATGCTGGATTCTGGCCGTATGCGTATTGCCTCTGCCACGTCTTTCTCACTCAGCCCAGAAGCCGCGGAAGAAATTAATAACCGTATGGATTTCTTCCGGAGCAAGATCATTCTGCGCCAGCAGGATGTCAGCAACAGCCCTGGCATTATCCGCCGTTTGGGTTGTATTGCCATGAACGGCATGATTGAGGCGGATATTTACGGCAACGTAAACTCCACCCGCGTGATGGGCTCCAAGATGATGAATGGTATCGGGGGTTCGGGTGACTTTGCCCGTAGTTCCTATCTATCCATCTTCCTGTCTCCCTCCACGGCCAAAGGTGGCAAGATTTCTGCCATTGTGCCTATGGCTGCGCATGTGGACCACATCATGCAAGATGCGCAGATATTTGTAACCGAGCAGGGTCTGGCAGATTTGCGTGGGCTTTCACCCGTGCAGCGTGCGCGTGAAATTATTTCTAAATGTGCGCACCCGGATTACCGGCCAATGCTGCAGGATTACTTTGACCGCGCGCTCAAGAATTCCTTTGGCAAGCATACACCACACCTGCTGACGGAAGCTCTTTCCTGGCATCAGCGGTTTATTGAAACAGGCTCCATGATGCCTGCTTAA
- a CDS encoding metallophosphoesterase — translation MLELLPPDGNVKDAMRNGLRIVGDVHGDLDAFRHAVATDRFVIQLGDLVDYGPDSAGVLRLMLQVIHEKRGLFLIGNHDRKLGRALMGKRLRSTPHLEDTLAQLYRPENTDVLHALLPVLENAPAWLVMGQTVFVHGAFDPRMLMEPPPPPLGRVTYLLSRALFGETTNRMQPDGYPERTLNWVNTIPAGYTIYCGHDQRSTNGCPLAIPGRSGGQAIFVDTGAGKGGHLAWLDLPPPFVEKA, via the coding sequence ATGCTTGAACTGCTTCCCCCTGACGGAAACGTGAAAGATGCAATGCGAAACGGACTCCGCATTGTGGGGGACGTGCATGGAGATCTGGACGCTTTCCGTCATGCCGTTGCCACAGACCGCTTTGTAATTCAGTTAGGTGATCTGGTAGATTACGGGCCAGACAGCGCAGGTGTGTTGCGGCTGATGTTGCAGGTCATCCACGAAAAACGGGGCCTGTTTTTAATTGGCAACCATGATCGCAAACTCGGCCGCGCCCTTATGGGCAAGCGTTTGCGCTCCACCCCTCATCTGGAAGACACGCTGGCGCAACTCTACCGGCCAGAAAACACAGATGTGTTGCATGCCCTTTTGCCCGTGCTGGAAAATGCCCCCGCATGGTTGGTTATGGGCCAGACCGTTTTTGTGCATGGCGCGTTTGACCCGCGTATGTTGATGGAACCCCCACCTCCGCCGTTGGGCCGCGTTACCTATCTGCTTTCGCGCGCATTGTTTGGAGAAACCACAAACCGCATGCAGCCAGATGGATACCCCGAACGCACACTTAATTGGGTGAACACCATTCCCGCTGGTTACACCATCTATTGCGGGCATGATCAGCGCTCCACCAATGGCTGCCCGTTGGCCATTCCCGGCCGTTCTGGCGGGCAGGCCATTTTTGTAGATACGGGTGCCGGTAAAGGGGGACATCTGGCATGGCTAGACCTGCCCCCACCTTTTGTGGAAAAAGCCTGA
- a CDS encoding ribonucleoside-diphosphate reductase subunit alpha, giving the protein MTLIDVQENDIRRSSSGGAEAGEPDLFNAGKMEDMVQLPGHHQVRVDRSRDALLTPFGKATLDNRYLLPDEGYQDLFGRVASYYGADAAHAQRIYDYISKHWFMPATPVLSNGGTSRGLPISCFLNEASDSLKGIVDLWNENVWLASKGGGIGSYWGNLRSIGENVGRNGKTSGVIPFIRVMDSLTLAISQGSLRRGSAAVYLPVWHPEIEEFIELRRPTGGDPNRKALNLHHGVLVSDAFMRAVENDDEWALISPKDSSVIRKISARGLWIRILTARMEQGEPYIVYSDHVNNARPEHHKLAGLEVKTSNLCSEITLPTGIDHHGKARTAVCCLSSLNLETWDQWKDNPQFIEDVMLFLDNVLQDFIDRAPEDMHRAKYAAMRERSVGLGVMGFHTFLQSRNVPFESVIAKVWNRKIFKHIREQADAASRKLAELRGPCPDAEEYGIMERFSNKMAIAPTASISIIAGNASPGIEPIAANVFLQKTLSGSFTVRNRHLQKLLEEKGQDTPEVWSSITTSKGSVQHLDFLTQQEKDVFKTAFELDQRWVVEHAADRQPFICQAQSVNLFLPADVHKRDLHQIHHMAWKKGLKSLYYCRSLSIQRADTVSNVLAKNDVMNVDSSQASSGSASSGNDYEECLACQ; this is encoded by the coding sequence ATGACCCTGATTGACGTACAGGAAAATGACATTCGTCGTTCCTCGTCCGGGGGCGCAGAAGCCGGAGAACCCGATCTGTTCAATGCTGGTAAGATGGAAGATATGGTGCAACTGCCTGGCCACCATCAGGTGCGGGTAGACCGCTCTCGGGATGCGCTGCTGACACCTTTTGGCAAAGCCACTCTGGATAACCGTTACCTGCTGCCAGATGAAGGGTATCAGGATCTGTTCGGTCGTGTGGCCTCGTATTACGGGGCAGATGCAGCCCATGCTCAGCGTATTTATGATTACATCAGCAAGCACTGGTTCATGCCGGCAACGCCTGTTCTGTCTAACGGCGGAACATCACGCGGCCTGCCTATTTCCTGCTTCCTGAACGAAGCCAGCGATAGCCTGAAGGGCATTGTTGACCTGTGGAATGAGAACGTCTGGCTGGCCAGTAAAGGTGGCGGCATTGGCTCCTACTGGGGCAACCTGCGCTCTATTGGTGAAAATGTTGGCCGCAATGGCAAAACATCGGGTGTTATTCCGTTCATCCGCGTGATGGATAGCTTAACACTTGCTATCTCTCAGGGCTCTTTGCGCCGTGGCTCTGCCGCAGTGTATCTGCCGGTCTGGCACCCGGAAATTGAAGAATTTATCGAACTGCGTCGCCCTACAGGAGGAGACCCCAACCGTAAGGCGCTGAACCTGCATCACGGTGTGCTGGTGTCAGACGCCTTCATGCGGGCAGTGGAAAATGATGATGAATGGGCGCTGATTTCCCCTAAGGATAGCAGCGTTATCCGCAAGATTTCTGCCCGTGGATTGTGGATCCGTATTCTTACGGCCCGCATGGAGCAGGGTGAGCCCTACATTGTGTATTCCGACCATGTGAACAATGCACGACCGGAACATCACAAACTGGCCGGGTTGGAAGTAAAAACCTCCAATCTGTGTTCCGAAATTACGTTGCCTACCGGGATCGATCATCATGGCAAGGCGCGTACGGCTGTGTGCTGCCTTTCCTCCCTCAATCTGGAAACATGGGATCAGTGGAAAGATAATCCGCAGTTTATTGAGGACGTGATGCTGTTCCTCGATAACGTGTTGCAGGATTTTATTGATCGCGCGCCAGAAGATATGCACCGTGCCAAATATGCAGCCATGCGTGAACGTTCTGTTGGGCTAGGTGTTATGGGCTTCCATACCTTCCTGCAAAGCCGCAACGTGCCGTTTGAAAGCGTGATAGCAAAGGTTTGGAATCGTAAGATTTTCAAGCATATTCGTGAGCAGGCAGATGCAGCCTCCCGCAAGTTGGCGGAACTGCGTGGCCCATGCCCGGATGCTGAAGAATACGGCATTATGGAACGCTTTTCTAACAAGATGGCCATTGCGCCCACGGCGTCTATTTCCATTATTGCTGGTAACGCCAGCCCGGGAATTGAGCCGATTGCGGCCAATGTATTCTTGCAGAAAACGCTTTCCGGTTCCTTTACAGTGCGGAACAGGCATTTGCAGAAGCTGCTGGAAGAAAAAGGGCAGGATACGCCGGAGGTGTGGTCTTCCATCACCACCAGCAAAGGCAGCGTGCAGCATCTGGATTTCCTGACCCAGCAGGAAAAGGATGTGTTCAAAACCGCGTTCGAACTGGATCAGCGTTGGGTGGTGGAACATGCGGCAGATCGCCAGCCGTTTATCTGCCAGGCACAATCCGTTAATCTGTTCCTACCAGCAGATGTGCATAAGCGGGATTTGCACCAGATCCACCACATGGCTTGGAAGAAGGGGCTGAAATCTCTGTATTATTGCCGCAGCCTATCTATTCAGCGTGCAGATACAGTCAGCAACGTTCTGGCCAAGAATGATGTGATGAATGTGGATTCATCTCAAGCATCGTCAGGTTCCGCATCAAGCGGGAATGACTACGAAGAATGCTTGGCCTGCCAGTAA
- a CDS encoding SixA phosphatase family protein — MRRLVLLRHAEAASAPLGDFSAEADMNRPLTPAGQEAARRCGHWLAAQRIVPDSIICSPALRTRQTLAGAMAALPPALPTPDYCADIYEATPEALLPRIQQVPDSVFTVLMVGHNPGISLLAHHLDMQASELDQGFAPGAVAIFEMYGSNTLPDMTRWQMCDGQSMHLHTFARP, encoded by the coding sequence ATGCGTCGCCTTGTTCTGCTTCGCCATGCTGAAGCGGCTTCCGCCCCGTTAGGAGATTTCAGCGCCGAAGCTGATATGAACCGCCCCCTTACACCTGCGGGGCAAGAGGCGGCACGGCGCTGCGGGCATTGGCTGGCAGCGCAGCGTATTGTTCCTGATAGCATTATATGTAGCCCGGCCTTACGCACGCGACAGACCTTAGCGGGTGCGATGGCGGCTTTGCCACCTGCGCTCCCCACTCCAGATTATTGCGCAGATATTTACGAAGCCACGCCCGAGGCTTTGTTGCCACGTATTCAGCAGGTGCCTGATTCGGTTTTTACCGTGCTGATGGTGGGGCATAACCCGGGTATTTCCTTATTAGCCCACCACTTAGATATGCAGGCCAGTGAACTGGACCAGGGATTCGCGCCAGGGGCCGTTGCCATTTTTGAAATGTATGGAAGCAACACATTGCCAGATATGACACGCTGGCAAATGTGCGATGGCCAAAGCATGCATTTGCACACATTCGCGCGACCCTAA
- a CDS encoding orotate phosphoribosyltransferase, whose protein sequence is MTSPSGVASAHPAETSDWDRDAALTTARLLLEIKAVNFRPEDPYTLTSGWKSPVYIDCRRIIFFPRARAKIMELGVEKIGRHVGYESLDAVVGGETAGIPFAAWMADRMMLPMAYVRKKPKGFGRNAQIEGDVPENMRTLLVEDLTTDGGSKVQFANALRNAGAIINHAFVVFYYGVFPGAQNTLAEMNVSLHALCTWWDVLEACSTRPYFSEEAASEVRRFLEDPCAWSARHGGVGTLEEAAAFKANKDK, encoded by the coding sequence ATGACATCACCCTCAGGCGTGGCCTCTGCCCACCCCGCTGAGACCAGCGACTGGGACCGCGACGCGGCCCTAACCACCGCTCGCCTGCTGCTGGAAATCAAAGCCGTAAATTTCCGCCCAGAAGACCCGTATACCCTAACTTCTGGCTGGAAATCTCCCGTCTATATTGATTGCCGCCGCATTATCTTCTTCCCCCGCGCCCGTGCCAAAATTATGGAACTTGGGGTGGAAAAAATCGGTCGCCATGTTGGGTATGAAAGCCTGGATGCCGTTGTGGGTGGTGAAACCGCAGGTATTCCGTTTGCCGCATGGATGGCAGACCGCATGATGCTGCCAATGGCTTATGTGCGCAAAAAGCCCAAAGGTTTTGGCCGCAACGCCCAGATTGAAGGCGATGTGCCCGAAAACATGCGCACCCTGCTGGTGGAAGACCTGACCACCGATGGTGGCTCCAAAGTGCAATTTGCCAACGCGCTGCGTAATGCTGGTGCCATTATCAACCACGCATTTGTTGTATTCTATTACGGCGTTTTCCCCGGCGCGCAGAACACGCTGGCAGAAATGAACGTATCTCTGCACGCTCTATGCACATGGTGGGATGTGCTGGAAGCATGCTCTACACGGCCATACTTCTCTGAAGAAGCGGCATCAGAAGTGCGGCGTTTTCTGGAAGACCCTTGCGCTTGGTCTGCCCGCCACGGTGGCGTTGGCACCTTGGAAGAAGCGGCTGCATTTAAAGCCAACAAGGATAAATAA
- a CDS encoding chorismate mutase, with protein MTVTDDQSISPTQALQDLRRSIDNIDSALVSMLAERFRCTKAVGALKARYNMPPADPAREAQQIARLRNLAEDAHLDPDFAEKFLNFIIHEVIRHHEAIARQTAEAPKA; from the coding sequence ATGACCGTGACAGACGACCAGTCCATCTCCCCTACTCAGGCCCTTCAGGACCTGCGCCGCAGCATTGACAACATCGATTCCGCTTTGGTTTCCATGCTGGCGGAACGCTTCCGTTGCACCAAGGCTGTGGGGGCGCTTAAGGCACGCTACAACATGCCGCCAGCAGACCCAGCGCGTGAGGCCCAGCAGATTGCCCGCCTACGCAACCTGGCAGAAGATGCGCATCTGGACCCAGATTTTGCTGAAAAGTTCCTGAACTTTATTATCCATGAAGTTATCCGGCATCATGAGGCCATCGCACGGCAAACAGCCGAAGCCCCCAAGGCGTAA
- a CDS encoding ribonucleotide-diphosphate reductase subunit beta has translation MSEHMSGQEPQQEQKFDLLTANPVYKPFRYPWAYDAWLTQQRLHWLPEEVPLADDVKDWHRVLNEGEQHLVTQIFRFFTQSDVEVNNCYMKHYSRVFKPTEVLMMLSAFSNIETIHIAAYSYLLDTLGMPETEYSAFLKYKEMKDKYDYMQTFTVDSKHEIAKTLAAFGAFTEGLQLFASFAILLNFPRFNKLKGMGQIVSWSVRDETLHCLSIIRLFRVFIQENPELWTEQLRTELTDICRTIVEHEEAFIDLAFEMGAVEGLNADQVKTYIHFIADRRLTQLGLEPIYNTTTNPLPWLDDMLNAVEHTNFFENRATEYSRASTSGTWEEAFENSVFE, from the coding sequence ATGAGCGAGCATATGTCTGGTCAGGAGCCGCAGCAGGAACAGAAGTTTGATCTGCTGACAGCCAACCCGGTTTACAAGCCGTTCCGCTATCCGTGGGCGTATGATGCGTGGCTAACGCAGCAGCGCCTGCACTGGCTGCCAGAAGAAGTGCCTCTGGCTGATGACGTAAAAGACTGGCACCGTGTTCTGAACGAAGGTGAGCAGCATCTGGTTACGCAGATTTTCCGCTTCTTCACCCAGTCCGATGTGGAAGTGAACAACTGCTACATGAAGCACTACAGCCGTGTGTTTAAACCCACGGAAGTGCTGATGATGCTTTCAGCGTTCTCTAACATCGAAACCATCCATATTGCAGCGTACAGCTACCTTCTGGATACGCTCGGCATGCCCGAAACCGAGTATTCCGCTTTCCTTAAATATAAGGAAATGAAGGATAAATACGATTACATGCAGACGTTCACGGTGGACAGCAAGCATGAAATCGCCAAAACGCTGGCAGCCTTTGGGGCCTTTACAGAAGGGCTTCAGCTTTTTGCATCTTTTGCAATTCTGCTAAACTTCCCACGCTTCAACAAGCTTAAGGGCATGGGGCAGATTGTGTCATGGTCTGTGCGTGATGAAACACTGCACTGCCTTTCCATTATCCGGCTGTTCCGTGTGTTCATTCAGGAAAATCCTGAACTGTGGACAGAGCAACTGCGTACGGAGCTGACAGATATCTGCCGCACCATTGTAGAGCATGAAGAGGCCTTTATTGATCTGGCCTTTGAAATGGGGGCAGTAGAAGGGCTAAATGCGGATCAGGTGAAAACCTATATCCACTTTATTGCAGACCGTCGCCTTACCCAGCTTGGGCTGGAGCCAATTTATAATACCACAACCAACCCGCTGCCGTGGCTGGATGATATGTTGAATGCGGTGGAACACACCAACTTCTTCGAAAACCGCGCTACGGAATACAGCCGTGCCTCCACATCCGGCACGTGGGAAGAAGCATTCGAAAACTCAGTTTTCGAATAA
- a CDS encoding polyprenyl synthetase family protein, producing the protein MGVAISLSEAGRTTSQDGSGVSVSKPGEAGLKALADYLASDMLACNQVIVDRMQSPVALIPQLAAHLVAAGGKRLRPLLTLAAARMCGYNNQDGRMRHVEIAACVEFIHTATLLHDDVVDDSQLRRGLASANAIFGNKASVLVGDFLFARSFQILTADASLSVMAILSAASVTLAEGEVMQMTTQNDLSTSVDQYLQVIYGKTAALFAAACESGAVIGEATPEQREALRMYGANLGMAFQLVDDALDYAADQATLGKEVGDDFREGKVTLPVLAAYDAGNEEDRIFWRRVIEECDQHPGDLEAALDRIAKTNAIGITLKCAEDYAAKARENLSMFPDDTLKNLLLETASYSASRER; encoded by the coding sequence TTGGGTGTTGCAATCAGTCTGTCAGAAGCAGGCAGAACCACAAGCCAGGATGGATCTGGAGTTTCAGTGAGTAAACCAGGAGAAGCAGGCCTGAAAGCGCTGGCCGATTATCTTGCGTCGGACATGCTTGCCTGCAACCAGGTCATTGTAGACCGTATGCAAAGCCCCGTGGCACTTATACCGCAGCTTGCGGCCCATCTTGTGGCAGCAGGCGGTAAGCGGCTACGGCCCTTGCTCACTTTGGCTGCGGCCAGAATGTGCGGTTACAATAATCAGGATGGGCGCATGCGGCATGTAGAAATTGCCGCGTGTGTGGAATTCATTCACACAGCCACGCTGCTGCATGATGATGTGGTGGATGACAGCCAGCTTCGGCGTGGGCTGGCAAGTGCCAATGCCATTTTTGGCAACAAGGCTTCCGTGCTGGTGGGGGACTTCCTGTTTGCGCGCTCTTTCCAGATTCTGACAGCCGATGCCTCGCTGAGTGTGATGGCGATTCTGTCTGCGGCTTCTGTCACACTGGCGGAAGGTGAGGTCATGCAGATGACCACGCAGAACGATCTTTCCACATCGGTGGATCAGTATCTGCAGGTTATCTATGGCAAAACAGCGGCTCTTTTTGCGGCTGCGTGCGAATCCGGCGCCGTAATTGGTGAAGCCACACCAGAACAGCGTGAAGCATTGCGCATGTATGGTGCCAATTTGGGCATGGCTTTCCAGCTTGTGGATGATGCGCTGGACTATGCGGCAGATCAGGCCACGCTGGGTAAGGAAGTGGGGGATGATTTCCGTGAAGGAAAAGTCACCCTGCCTGTTCTGGCGGCTTATGATGCAGGGAATGAGGAAGACCGCATTTTCTGGCGTCGGGTGATTGAAGAATGCGATCAGCACCCCGGAGATCTGGAAGCTGCGTTGGATCGTATTGCAAAAACAAATGCGATTGGGATTACCCTGAAGTGTGCGGAAGATTACGCCGCCAAGGCGCGTGAAAATCTTTCCATGTTCCCAGATGACACATTGAAAAACTTGCTGCTGGAAACCGCCAGCTATTCTGCCAGCCGCGAACGTTAA
- a CDS encoding tRNA1(Val) (adenine(37)-N6)-methyltransferase, which produces MPARFAITPGTLLRGRISYSQFLQGYRTGLEPVLMAAAVPARKGQHVLEIGCGAGAGLLCLLHRIPTIHGTGVEKESDTATLAQQNMAANHQQNIRILNATFPDVFLADTPQPEQYFDHCMANPPWHAPLGTASAHPRRDLARRMGADTLPTWIAGAARILRHKGSLTLALPAALADQAIFCLSKAEFGGVTLYPFWPKAGRESRIVLVQARKGVKSPARVLAGLVLHEADGAFTPTARTVLEEGAPLPGL; this is translated from the coding sequence ATGCCAGCTCGTTTTGCCATTACTCCCGGAACGCTTTTGCGTGGCCGTATCTCCTATAGCCAGTTTCTGCAAGGCTATCGCACCGGGCTAGAACCCGTGCTTATGGCCGCCGCCGTACCTGCCCGCAAAGGCCAGCATGTGCTGGAAATTGGCTGTGGCGCTGGGGCCGGGCTGCTTTGCCTGCTTCACCGCATCCCCACCATTCATGGCACGGGTGTGGAAAAAGAAAGCGATACGGCAACCTTGGCCCAGCAAAACATGGCCGCCAACCATCAGCAGAATATCAGGATTCTGAACGCCACATTTCCCGATGTTTTTCTGGCAGATACGCCACAGCCCGAACAATATTTTGACCACTGCATGGCGAATCCGCCGTGGCATGCGCCGTTAGGCACGGCCTCGGCGCATCCGCGGCGTGATCTGGCCCGGCGTATGGGGGCAGATACTTTACCCACATGGATTGCAGGCGCTGCCCGAATCCTGCGCCACAAAGGCAGCCTTACGCTTGCCCTGCCTGCGGCACTGGCAGACCAAGCTATTTTCTGCCTAAGCAAAGCCGAATTTGGGGGCGTTACGCTGTATCCCTTCTGGCCAAAAGCTGGCCGAGAATCGCGCATTGTATTGGTGCAGGCCCGTAAAGGCGTAAAAAGCCCTGCCCGTGTTCTGGCAGGGCTGGTACTGCACGAAGCAGATGGGGCTTTTACACCCACTGCCCGCACAGTTCTGGAAGAAGGTGCCCCGTTACCAGGGCTATAA